The following are from one region of the Acidobacteriota bacterium genome:
- a CDS encoding DUF433 domain-containing protein: MVEQLIVSDQRILDGKPCVRGTRLSVEFLLELSASGASAEQILAQYPQLTPEDLSAAFRYAVHVLRGDRMWDLQITA; the protein is encoded by the coding sequence ATGGTCGAGCAACTCATCGTCAGCGACCAGCGAATCTTGGACGGGAAACCCTGTGTGCGAGGCACGCGACTGAGCGTCGAGTTCCTGCTGGAACTGAGCGCCAGCGGGGCCTCGGCTGAGCAGATCCTCGCGCAGTATCCACAACTCACGCCCGAGGATCTTTCAGCGGCGTTTCGTTATGCCGTGCATGTGCTTCGTGGCGACCGAATGTGGGACCTGCAGATCACCGCGTGA
- a CDS encoding UPF0175 family protein produces the protein MVQIQLTVPDSVLAALKKAPHEMAAEIRLAAAIHWYQQGALSMEPAAEAAGLTRGHFLAELARRRVDVFSVDDEDFRREVGRF, from the coding sequence ATGGTTCAGATCCAACTGACGGTCCCCGATAGCGTGCTCGCTGCGCTGAAGAAGGCGCCGCACGAGATGGCCGCGGAGATCCGCCTGGCCGCGGCGATCCACTGGTACCAGCAAGGTGCGCTGTCGATGGAGCCGGCTGCGGAGGCGGCCGGCCTGACGCGTGGCCATTTCCTTGCGGAACTCGCGCGTCGGCGCGTGGACGTGTTCAGCGTCGATGATGAAGACTTTCGACGTGAGGTTGGACGGTTCTGA
- a CDS encoding DUF433 domain-containing protein encodes MDGLGRLTVDPSVRFGKPCVRGTRIAVGDVLGYLAAGMSADEILQDFPQLVRDDIRACLVYAAERERGRARLPGP; translated from the coding sequence ATGGATGGCCTCGGCCGGCTCACCGTCGATCCGAGCGTGCGCTTCGGCAAGCCGTGTGTCCGCGGAACTCGAATCGCCGTCGGTGACGTGCTCGGCTATCTGGCTGCCGGTATGAGCGCGGACGAGATCCTGCAGGACTTCCCACAACTGGTTCGTGACGACATTCGAGCGTGCCTGGTGTACGCCGCCGAACGGGAACGAGGGCGTGCTCGCCTGCCCGGTCCGTGA
- a CDS encoding helix-turn-helix domain-containing protein has protein sequence MRTWLTVGEGADYANVSRDTIYTACERHELRHVRISGRRTIRLRAVWVDEWMEQHARNPRGARIATSAQNGAAS, from the coding sequence ATGAGGACATGGTTGACCGTCGGCGAAGGCGCCGACTACGCGAACGTGAGTCGGGACACGATCTACACCGCGTGCGAGCGACATGAACTGCGGCACGTGCGAATCAGCGGACGACGGACGATTCGGTTGCGCGCGGTCTGGGTCGACGAGTGGATGGAACAGCACGCGCGAAACCCGAGAGGCGCGCGGATTGCGACGAGCGCGCAGAACGGAGCGGCGTCATGA
- a CDS encoding helix-turn-helix domain-containing protein yields MNVQTIRHATRALTEREVSDLLGLSVATLRAWRHRGQGPRFLRLGRAVRYLPSDLEEFVRASAVDASAEPSADRQTGIEELRP; encoded by the coding sequence ATGAACGTCCAGACGATTCGTCACGCAACACGCGCGTTGACCGAGCGCGAGGTCTCCGATCTGCTCGGCTTGTCGGTCGCCACGCTTCGGGCATGGCGTCACCGCGGTCAGGGACCTCGGTTCCTGCGCCTCGGACGCGCCGTCCGCTACCTGCCGTCGGACCTGGAGGAGTTCGTCCGCGCCAGCGCCGTTGACGCCAGCGCGGAACCGTCGGCTGATCGGCAGACCGGCATCGAGGAGTTGCGACCATGA